The Anopheles coluzzii chromosome 2, AcolN3, whole genome shotgun sequence genome window below encodes:
- the LOC120951410 gene encoding odorant receptor 82a-like, translated as MSCVEDFLDAQMWYLRYCGVFREKSALGGIRLSVCLGVLVVFMVLQSIYIFQHVHHFAMICDAIPTLVVCMVAISKFYIFVFHPAALFALIDSFKALQRRASREDLLLFRRSGAFHAKLTKIYMTSALIVGWFYILSAIVSGISRSLAEGRVHFVAPMAFPHNYQHPLMFALTFLFNCDSIHMSIFISGSVDTCFSELATSVTIHFQLIQRQFQAVDFAARTAEDELEVVVAYHKDVLQLCLAMTNLFQYTVFYLLLLDSVLLCVIGYQFVIFMNTPRVLMLASMAFVMVLQAVIYCYHGSMMYDESLKVADAIYQSNWYEAPPAVQKRLRLCIMRAQKPIVTKGGFIKATLPTLKKILNSTGSYITMLLSLETEQ; from the exons ATGAGCTGCGTGGAAGATTTTCTCGACGCCCAAATGTGGTATTTGCGCTACTGTGGAGTGTTTCGCGAGAAAAGCGCGCTCGGTGGAATCCGGCTGAGCGTCTGTCTCGGTGTCCTGGTCGTGTTTATGGTGCTGCAGTCGATCTACATATTCCAGCACGTGCACCACTTCGCCATGATCTGCGATGCCATACCGACGCTGGTCGTCTGCATGGTGGCTATTTCCAAGTTCTACATCTTCGTTTTCCACCCGGCCGCCCTGTTCGCGCTGATTGATTCGTTCAAAGCGCTGCAGCGGCGGGCTAGCAGGGAGGACTTGCTGCTGTTTCGGCGCAGCGGAGCGTTTCATGCGAAGCTGACGAAAATCTACATGACATCGGCACTGATTGTGGGTTGGTTCTACATACTAAGTGCCATCGTCTCAGGAATCTCGCGGTCGTTGGCGGAAGGACGGGTCCATTTTGTAGCACCGATGGC CTTTCCCCACAACTATCAGCATCCGCTCATGTTTGCGTTAACGTTCCTGTTCAACTGTGACTCCATACACATGAGCATCTTCATTAGCGGAAGTGTCGATACGTGCTTTTCCGAGCTGGCGACGAGCGTTACGATCCACTTTCAGCTCATCCAACGCCAGTTCCAGGCAGTTGACTTTGCGGCTCGTACCGCCGAAGACGAACTGGAGGTCGTCGTGGCGTACCATAAGGATGTGCTGCAGTTGTGCCTGGCCATGACGAACCTCTTCCAGTACACCGTGTTCTACCTATTGCTGCTAGACTCGGTGCTGCTCTGCGTGATTGGCTATCAATTTGTGATATTCATGAACACGCCGCGTGTCCTTATGCTGGCGTCGATGGCGTTCGTTATGGTTTTACAAGCGGTCATATATTGTTACCACGGTTCCATGATGTACGATGAG AGCTTGAAGGTGGCGGACGCGATTTACCAGAGCAATTGGTACGAGGCTCCACCGGCGGTACAGAAGCGGCTGCGATTATGTATCATGCGAGCCCAGAAGCCTATCGTCACCAAAGGTGGCTTCATAAAGGCCACCCTGCCCACACTGAAGAAG ATTTTAAACTCAACGGGATCATACATCACTATGCTGCTCTCCTTAGAGAcagagcagtag
- the LOC120951409 gene encoding uncharacterized protein LOC120951409 isoform X1: protein MTTLCSPWNQGQRDEYPSRALANFLYSSNFSAKEMDDILVEECNNRNTVYVLNSSYRYGNMDMIELFGTPAGRALTVNNKTAAELRHGRRTTSGSNSTTGSSAADPHLCPSTIGGLLAGSLHSTNISSIRISENDDTSTAGQHRFIESSEFIRFASSKGSVSPPASIAFRNKCSSKSVDGSSKNGPTHHLDQPPRRNNLKMAKFWKLFDEDRLRKANSTERIGDKLRQSGWVFRSVLSCSRWAAAAPTLDQADTVDQSANDLYSEAAQLLGIKCTLTDSCRCIDCQSQYFDCDDDADAYSEYSDRSYDMEDNLFTNRSYYNDLSTVSGVPETDTTFASTGGTPAISDRSKRNQPAHNRLWDGPDDTVRQEDVNGNECQHYLHSTHNPSSLNLSLDEGQLPANDRSQLPIDTSEIEHTGQESLAVPEAPGEDCATGIKVA from the exons ATGACTACGCTTTGCAGCCCTTGGAACCAAGGTCAGCGGGACGAGTATCCTTCAAGGGCGTTGGCGAACTTTCTGTACTCGTCGAACTTTAGCGCAAAAG AGATGGATGATATACTGGTTGAGGAATGCAATAATAGGAACACCGTCTATGTGCTGAATTCCAGCTACCGATATGGG AACATGGACATGATAGAGCTGTTCGGTACACCGGCGGGCCGAGCACTAACGGTGAATAATAAAACTGCAGCGGAATTGCGACACGGCCGCCGGACCACAAGCGGAAGCAACAGTACCACCGGCAGCAGTGCGGCAGATCCCCATCTGTGTCCGAGCACGATCGGCGGTCTGCTGGCCGGTAGCCTCCACTCGAccaacatcagcagcatcaggaTCAGCGAAAACGATGACACCAGCACTGCCGGCCAGCATCGCTTCATCGAATCGAGCGAATTCATTAGATTTGCATCCAGCAAGGGATCCGTCTCGCCACCCGCCTCCATCGCCTTTCGTAACAAATGTAGCAGTAAAAGCGTCGATGGCAGCAGTAAAAATGGCCCCACCCACCACCTCGACCAACCGCCCAGGCGGAACAATTTGAAAATGGCCAAATTTTGGAAGCTCTTCGACGAGGACCGGTTACGGAAGGCTAACAGCACGGAACGAATAGGCGATAAGCTTCGGCAAAG TGGATGGGTTTTTCGGTCTGTTCTGTCTTGCAGCAGATGGGCTGCTGCAGCACCAACGCTCGACCAGGCGGATACGGTTGACCAATCTGCAAATGATTTGTACAGTGAGGCGGCCCAGCTGCTAGGTATAAAGTGTACGCTGACCGACAGCTGCCGATGCATAGACTGTCAG AGTCAGTACTTCGACTGCGATGACGATGCGGACGCATACTCGGAATATTCCGATAGGTCGTACGACATGGAGGACAATTTGTTCACGAATCGATCATATTATAATGATCTCTCGACGGTGTCGGGGGTGCCAGAAACAGATACCACCTTCGCTAGCACCGGTGGTACACCCGCAATCAGTGACCGTTCGAAACGGAACCAGCCCGCACACAACCGTCTCTGGGACGGACCGGACGATACCGTGCGGCAGGAGGATGTCAATGGTAATGAATGCCAGCATTATTTGCATAGCACCCACAATCCGTCTTCATTGAATTTATCATTGGATGAGGGACAGCTACCGGCAAACGACCGCTCTCAATTGCCAATTGATACGTCCGAAATCGAGCATACCGGACAGGAAAGCCTAGCGGTGCCGGAAGCGCCCGGTGAGGACTGCGCTACCGGCATAAAGGTTGCATGA
- the LOC120951409 gene encoding uncharacterized protein LOC120951409 isoform X2: MTTLCSPWNQGQRDEYPSRALANFLYSSNFSAKEMDDILVEECNNRNTVYVLNSSYRYGNMDMIELFGTPAGRALTVNNKTAAELRHGRRTTSGSNSTTGSSAADPHLCPSTIGGLLAGSLHSTNISSIRISENDDTSTAGQHRFIESSEFIRFASSKGSVSPPASIAFRNKCSSKSVDGSSKNGPTHHLDQPPRRNNLKMAKFWKLFDEDRLRKANSTERIGDKLRQSRWAAAAPTLDQADTVDQSANDLYSEAAQLLGIKCTLTDSCRCIDCQSQYFDCDDDADAYSEYSDRSYDMEDNLFTNRSYYNDLSTVSGVPETDTTFASTGGTPAISDRSKRNQPAHNRLWDGPDDTVRQEDVNGNECQHYLHSTHNPSSLNLSLDEGQLPANDRSQLPIDTSEIEHTGQESLAVPEAPGEDCATGIKVA; the protein is encoded by the exons ATGACTACGCTTTGCAGCCCTTGGAACCAAGGTCAGCGGGACGAGTATCCTTCAAGGGCGTTGGCGAACTTTCTGTACTCGTCGAACTTTAGCGCAAAAG AGATGGATGATATACTGGTTGAGGAATGCAATAATAGGAACACCGTCTATGTGCTGAATTCCAGCTACCGATATGGG AACATGGACATGATAGAGCTGTTCGGTACACCGGCGGGCCGAGCACTAACGGTGAATAATAAAACTGCAGCGGAATTGCGACACGGCCGCCGGACCACAAGCGGAAGCAACAGTACCACCGGCAGCAGTGCGGCAGATCCCCATCTGTGTCCGAGCACGATCGGCGGTCTGCTGGCCGGTAGCCTCCACTCGAccaacatcagcagcatcaggaTCAGCGAAAACGATGACACCAGCACTGCCGGCCAGCATCGCTTCATCGAATCGAGCGAATTCATTAGATTTGCATCCAGCAAGGGATCCGTCTCGCCACCCGCCTCCATCGCCTTTCGTAACAAATGTAGCAGTAAAAGCGTCGATGGCAGCAGTAAAAATGGCCCCACCCACCACCTCGACCAACCGCCCAGGCGGAACAATTTGAAAATGGCCAAATTTTGGAAGCTCTTCGACGAGGACCGGTTACGGAAGGCTAACAGCACGGAACGAATAGGCGATAAGCTTCGGCAAAG CAGATGGGCTGCTGCAGCACCAACGCTCGACCAGGCGGATACGGTTGACCAATCTGCAAATGATTTGTACAGTGAGGCGGCCCAGCTGCTAGGTATAAAGTGTACGCTGACCGACAGCTGCCGATGCATAGACTGTCAG AGTCAGTACTTCGACTGCGATGACGATGCGGACGCATACTCGGAATATTCCGATAGGTCGTACGACATGGAGGACAATTTGTTCACGAATCGATCATATTATAATGATCTCTCGACGGTGTCGGGGGTGCCAGAAACAGATACCACCTTCGCTAGCACCGGTGGTACACCCGCAATCAGTGACCGTTCGAAACGGAACCAGCCCGCACACAACCGTCTCTGGGACGGACCGGACGATACCGTGCGGCAGGAGGATGTCAATGGTAATGAATGCCAGCATTATTTGCATAGCACCCACAATCCGTCTTCATTGAATTTATCATTGGATGAGGGACAGCTACCGGCAAACGACCGCTCTCAATTGCCAATTGATACGTCCGAAATCGAGCATACCGGACAGGAAAGCCTAGCGGTGCCGGAAGCGCCCGGTGAGGACTGCGCTACCGGCATAAAGGTTGCATGA
- the LOC120951409 gene encoding uncharacterized protein LOC120951409 isoform X3: MTTLCSPWNQGQRDEYPSRALANFLYSSNFSAKEMDDILVEECNNRNTVYVLNSSYRYGNMDMIELFGTPAGRALTVNNKTAAELRHGRRTTSGSNSTTGSSAADPHLCPSTIGGLLAGSLHSTNISSIRISENDDTSTAGQHRFIESSEFIRFASSKGSVSPPASIAFRNKCSSKSVDGSSKNGPTHHLDQPPRRNNLKMAKFWKLFDEDRLRKANSTERIGDKLRQRWAAAAPTLDQADTVDQSANDLYSEAAQLLGIKCTLTDSCRCIDCQSQYFDCDDDADAYSEYSDRSYDMEDNLFTNRSYYNDLSTVSGVPETDTTFASTGGTPAISDRSKRNQPAHNRLWDGPDDTVRQEDVNGNECQHYLHSTHNPSSLNLSLDEGQLPANDRSQLPIDTSEIEHTGQESLAVPEAPGEDCATGIKVA; this comes from the exons ATGACTACGCTTTGCAGCCCTTGGAACCAAGGTCAGCGGGACGAGTATCCTTCAAGGGCGTTGGCGAACTTTCTGTACTCGTCGAACTTTAGCGCAAAAG AGATGGATGATATACTGGTTGAGGAATGCAATAATAGGAACACCGTCTATGTGCTGAATTCCAGCTACCGATATGGG AACATGGACATGATAGAGCTGTTCGGTACACCGGCGGGCCGAGCACTAACGGTGAATAATAAAACTGCAGCGGAATTGCGACACGGCCGCCGGACCACAAGCGGAAGCAACAGTACCACCGGCAGCAGTGCGGCAGATCCCCATCTGTGTCCGAGCACGATCGGCGGTCTGCTGGCCGGTAGCCTCCACTCGAccaacatcagcagcatcaggaTCAGCGAAAACGATGACACCAGCACTGCCGGCCAGCATCGCTTCATCGAATCGAGCGAATTCATTAGATTTGCATCCAGCAAGGGATCCGTCTCGCCACCCGCCTCCATCGCCTTTCGTAACAAATGTAGCAGTAAAAGCGTCGATGGCAGCAGTAAAAATGGCCCCACCCACCACCTCGACCAACCGCCCAGGCGGAACAATTTGAAAATGGCCAAATTTTGGAAGCTCTTCGACGAGGACCGGTTACGGAAGGCTAACAGCACGGAACGAATAGGCGATAAGCTTCGGCAAAG ATGGGCTGCTGCAGCACCAACGCTCGACCAGGCGGATACGGTTGACCAATCTGCAAATGATTTGTACAGTGAGGCGGCCCAGCTGCTAGGTATAAAGTGTACGCTGACCGACAGCTGCCGATGCATAGACTGTCAG AGTCAGTACTTCGACTGCGATGACGATGCGGACGCATACTCGGAATATTCCGATAGGTCGTACGACATGGAGGACAATTTGTTCACGAATCGATCATATTATAATGATCTCTCGACGGTGTCGGGGGTGCCAGAAACAGATACCACCTTCGCTAGCACCGGTGGTACACCCGCAATCAGTGACCGTTCGAAACGGAACCAGCCCGCACACAACCGTCTCTGGGACGGACCGGACGATACCGTGCGGCAGGAGGATGTCAATGGTAATGAATGCCAGCATTATTTGCATAGCACCCACAATCCGTCTTCATTGAATTTATCATTGGATGAGGGACAGCTACCGGCAAACGACCGCTCTCAATTGCCAATTGATACGTCCGAAATCGAGCATACCGGACAGGAAAGCCTAGCGGTGCCGGAAGCGCCCGGTGAGGACTGCGCTACCGGCATAAAGGTTGCATGA